A window from Triticum aestivum cultivar Chinese Spring chromosome 6D, IWGSC CS RefSeq v2.1, whole genome shotgun sequence encodes these proteins:
- the LOC123144978 gene encoding phospholipase A1-Ibeta2, chloroplastic — MSIAAAVTGTATAAVHAPVHHAPHHASTQRTAPRREQSPLNPSSQALRAAGSGASPPADGVRTHIANLDRVLGKPPRTPSQAGPPSSKQEQESEQEPLNIRHGLLNALNLSFFVPMPGMRARMAADEHMSPRSLMHMQQLLSADSPRASPRSTIGPRWRALHGEGGWAGLLDPLDSDLRRELLRYGDFVQAAYQAFHSLPTAAARHRGLMLPDRSYRPTRSLFATSALSMPPWAKRPNTPEWLTQQSNWIGYVAVCESEREVARMGRRDIAIVLRGTATCLEWAENLRASLVPLDGEAGEGKQAGPEDPKVARGFRSLYKTAGEEVKSLSEDVMDEVRRLMEKYKGEELSITIVGHSLGGALALLVADEIATTVPDAPPVAVVSFGGPKVGNAAFVDKLKQSGKVNVLRIVNAGDMVTKVPGVAPRLPLSKEQYQHVGAELRIDSKNSPCLRPDVGPASRHDLEAYLHLIDGFTATGHPFRYDARRSVIRLLQLQKGNVKKEYVNRARELGVDPAAPADVGRSMAYGNCAVASPS; from the coding sequence ATGTCAATTGCCGCGGCCGTCACCGGAACCGCCACCGCGGCGGTGCACGCGCCCGTGCACCACGCGCCACACCACGCCTCTACGCAGCGCACGGCGCCGCGGCGCGAGCAGTCGCCGCTCAACCCGAGCTCGCAGGCGCTGCGCGCGGCCGGGTCCGGGGCCTCGCCGCCCGCGGATGGCGTGAGGACGCACATCGCCAACCTTGACCGCGTGCTCGGGAAGCCGCCGAGGACGCCGAGCCAGGCGGGGCCGCCCAGCAGCAAGCAGGAGCAGGAGAGCGAGCAGGAGCCGCTCAACATCCGGCACGGCCTGCTCAACGCGCTCAACCTCTCCTTCTTCGTGCCCATGCCGGGGATGCGGGCGCGCATGGCCGCGGACGAGCACATGTCGCCGCGCAGCCTCATGCACATGCAGCAGCTCCTCTCGGCCGACTCCCCGCGCGCGTCCCCGAGGAGCACCATCGGCCCCCGGTGGCGCGCCCTCCACGGGGAGGGCGGGTGGGCCGGACTCCTCGACCCGCTCGACTCCGACCTCCGCCGCGAGCTCCTCCGCTACGGCGACTTCGTGCAGGCGGCCTACCAGGCCTTCCACTCGCTGCCCACCGCGGCGGCGAGGCACCGTGGCCTCATGCTCCCGGACCGCTCCTACCGCCCCACGCGCAGCCTCTTCGCCACCTCCGCGCTCTCCATGCCGCCGTGGGCCAAGCGCCCCAACACCCCCGAGTGGCTCACGCAGCAGTCCAACTGGATCGGCTACGTCGCCGTGTGCGAGTCCGAGCGGGAGGTCGCCCGCATGGGCCGCCGGGACATCGCCATCGTGCTGCGCGGGACGGCCACCTGCCTCGAGTGGGCCGAGAACCTGCGCGCCTCGCTCGTGCCCCTCGACGGCGAGGCCGGCGAGGGCAAGCAAGCCGGACCTGAGGATCCCAAGGTGGCGCGCGGATTCCGGAGCCTCTACAAGACGGCCGGGGAAGAGGTGAAGAGCCTCTCGGAGGACGTCATGGACGAGGTGAGACGCCTCATGGAGAAGTACAAGGGCGAGGAGCTGAGCATCACGATCGTCGGGCACAGCctcggcggcgcgctggcgctcctggTGGCCGACGAGATCGCCACCACCGTCCCCGACGCGCCGCCGGTCGCCGTGGTCTCCTTCGGCGGCCCGAAGGTGGGCAACGCCGCGTTCGTGGATAAGCTCAAGCAGAGCGGCAAGGTCAACGTCCTCCGGATCGTCAACGCCGGCGACATGGTGACCAAGGTGCCCGGGGTGGCGCCGCGGCTGCCGCTGAGCAAGGAGCAGTACCAGCACGTGGGCGCGGAGCTGCGCATCGACAGCAAGAACTCGCCGTGCCTGCGCCCCGACGTGGGCCCGGCGAGCCGGCACGACCTGGAGGCGTACCTGCACCTCATCGACGGGTTCACCGCGACGGGGCACCCGTTCCGGTACGACGCGCGGCGCAGCGTGATACGCCTGCTGCAGCTGCAGAAGGGGAACGTGAAGAAGGAGTACGTGAACCGCGCCCGGGAGCTCGGCGTCGACCCCGCCGCGCCGGCGGACGTCGGCCGGAGCATGGCGTACGGCAACTGCGCCGTCGCGAGCCCGTCATGA